A part of Myxococcus landrumus genomic DNA contains:
- a CDS encoding PTS system mannose/fructose/sorbose family transporter subunit IID has product MSAPDSPLPWSVLLRVFMRSLFLQASWNPQGMQNLGLAYAVFPALERLYAAGTAREEAVRRHLVFFNTHPYVAAAIVGGVVYHEERIARGEESPDKVVAFKAALMGPLAALGDGFFWLSLKPAAGAVGAALVPLLGLWAVPVFLVFYNLVHLLLRVRLYWLGLTLGDRLVEAVARANLPARGARLRTLAALCAGGLAAWLAVTFGANAGGARAPLLAAGCLALGVASYVLVSRRVPNYVVLYLAAILACAAGAFL; this is encoded by the coding sequence GTGAGCGCTCCCGACTCCCCGCTGCCCTGGAGCGTGCTCCTGCGCGTCTTCATGCGCTCGCTCTTCCTCCAGGCGTCGTGGAATCCCCAGGGCATGCAGAACCTGGGGCTGGCCTACGCGGTGTTCCCCGCGCTGGAGCGGCTGTACGCGGCGGGCACGGCGCGCGAGGAGGCGGTGCGCCGGCACCTGGTCTTCTTCAACACCCACCCGTACGTGGCCGCGGCCATCGTCGGCGGGGTCGTCTACCACGAGGAGCGCATCGCCCGGGGCGAGGAGTCCCCCGACAAGGTGGTGGCCTTCAAGGCGGCGCTGATGGGGCCGCTGGCCGCGCTGGGAGACGGCTTCTTCTGGTTGTCGCTCAAGCCCGCGGCGGGCGCGGTGGGCGCCGCGCTGGTGCCGCTGCTGGGCCTGTGGGCGGTGCCGGTGTTCCTGGTGTTCTACAATCTGGTGCACCTGCTCTTGCGGGTGCGGCTGTACTGGCTGGGTCTCACCCTGGGAGACCGGTTGGTGGAGGCGGTGGCGCGGGCCAACCTCCCGGCGCGCGGCGCGCGGCTGCGGACGCTGGCGGCGTTGTGCGCCGGTGGGCTCGCGGCCTGGCTCGCGGTGACCTTCGGGGCCAACGCCGGAGGGGCCCGTGCGCCGCTGCTGGCGGCCGGGTGTCTGGCCTTGGGGGTTGCATCCTACGTGCTGGTCAGCCGTCGGGTGCCCAACTACGTGGTGCTCTACCTCGCGGCGATACTGGCCTGCGCGGCGGGAGCCTTTCTTTAG
- a CDS encoding HPr family phosphocarrier protein: MATVAEGTYEIINELGLHARAAAQMVKVANRFKSDVLIEAQGQRANAKSIMGVLMLAAAKGVQVKLTCKGDDAQACLEELAKLIGDRFGESK, translated from the coding sequence ATGGCAACGGTGGCCGAAGGAACATACGAGATCATCAACGAGCTGGGGCTGCATGCCCGGGCGGCGGCGCAGATGGTCAAGGTGGCCAACCGCTTCAAGAGCGACGTGCTCATCGAGGCGCAAGGTCAGCGGGCCAACGCCAAGTCCATCATGGGCGTGCTGATGCTGGCGGCGGCGAAGGGAGTGCAGGTGAAGTTGACCTGTAAGGGAGACGACGCGCAGGCGTGCCTGGAGGAGCTGGCGAAGCTCATCGGGGACCGTTTTGGCGAGTCGAAGTGA